In one Antennarius striatus isolate MH-2024 chromosome 1, ASM4005453v1, whole genome shotgun sequence genomic region, the following are encoded:
- the mrps11 gene encoding small ribosomal subunit protein uS11m: MFVNLYRLNRIFVTSLNNVCRQLSASRNSNVKSICGTNGLQRAICTSAVRLQDAAAPTTEETSSEFTCFPPLPGEKSSLRWDGKPYEELPIVHIKATYNNTHIHVTDSAGAYIVCTSCGKEGFKNIKKSSAVAAQTTGISAGVKAKVKGVTSVRVIIKGLGGGRLTAIQGLVMGGLEIVSITDNTPVPHNGCRPRKVRRL, from the exons ATGTTCGTAAACCTTTACAGACTAAATCGTATTTTTGTTACTTCATTGAATAACGTATGCCGACAGTTGAGTGCCTCTCGAAACTCAAATGTGAAGTCGAT ATGTGGAACCAATGGACTGCAAAGAGCAATATGCACATCTGCTGTCAGACTTCAAGATGCTGCAGCTCCTACCACTGAGGAAACCTCCAGCGAATTCAC CTGCTTCCCTCCACTGCCTGGTGAGAAAAGTTCATTGAGATGGGATGGAAAGCCATATGAAGAATTACCAATCGTTCACATTAAAGCCACATACAACAA CACACATATCCATGTGACTGACAGTGCAGGAGCATATATCGTCTGTACATCTTGTGGAAAAGAAGGCTTTAAGAATATTAAGAAGTCTAGTGCTGTCGCTGCTCAGACGACAGGCATTTCTGCTGGGGTG AAAGCCAAAGTAAAGGGAGTGACATCTGTCCGTGTTATAATCAAAGGTCTTGGAGGTGGACGTCTG ACTGCAATTCAAGGGCTGGTTATGGGAGGCCTGGAGATTGTATCAATCACTGACAACACCCCTGTGCCACACAATGGATGCCGCCCACGGAAAGTTAGAAGACTGTGA